The following coding sequences are from one Eucalyptus grandis isolate ANBG69807.140 chromosome 11, ASM1654582v1, whole genome shotgun sequence window:
- the LOC104425100 gene encoding uncharacterized protein LOC104425100 produces MCILCVIQEWSRRVATMLPWLVIPLIGLWALSQLLPPAFRFEITSPRLVCVFVLLVTLFWYEILTPKLSAWQAHRNAKLRERKKNEAIELQKLRKTATRRCRNCLTPYKDQNPGGGKFMCSYCGHISKRPVLDLPVPPGMGISNSGIIKDLVGKGGKLLNGKAWADSGWMCGHDWLENGNWAGGSFPTKSGAWRRTGNGVFGGDDHCLAENSYSGIAIFSCKLLTSFFLSIRWLWRKIFRSSSLREDAALDAEHRGMLAKRDGGNSYESRSEKARRKAEEKRQARLERELLEEEERKQREEVARLVEERRKLRDEKTEAEKDNGKGSSPNKERDRRREAEKKRQERKKDRDRGSSKSNSDAEELERRVSKESERKQDSDKKSLPDRQPQKSATESVKGQGTDMGRGLKGVSANSANRGGAGARYLDRMRGTFLSSSKAFGGGSFFGRAANTPAATSKENKPIGAVNHVHTSYKRDYGPPERIGGKSVMNLEDKSSNSPVLSDTQTASAPKKTWQQLFTRSSSVHPSANTYVISKPSPKFHEEGQSPLAPGQPPTTQLFDNPLNFGLPSPFTRPAYRNGTPSGSLGFSPVIKPIFSRAGEGSHEFFQEEPELFEDPSYVPDPASLLGPVSESLDNFQLDLGSGFFTDLGSEMPHVRKNVVTASEFTKPSPIESPISRLRGTEDRHNNANRFARTPKAPDTSNFNVGDASDDKRAWQMWDTSPLAQDGLSLIGAPASWLLNSERSRSSKEDILRPLSQNSSVSLFSKEDPVLPSIHTPQKDFVGCGRSGGTLSPLAGLNNQDPWVQKAFIPPLSDGENQLPLAPQGESIPNQMYFGSPSRSALTHPFEPSPANCWSNKEWAAQGSGEGIGNPSVSGPHIGGLFPPNMYSHPGDLIEKTE; encoded by the exons ATGTGTATACTGTGTGTGATTCAGGAGTGGTCACGCCGGGTCGCCACTATGCTGCCTTGGTTGGTGATTCCACTGATAGGTCTATGGGCTCTCTCTCAGCTGTTGCCGCCCGCTTTTCGTTTTGAGATTACGTCGCCGAGGCTGGTTTGCGTGTTTGTGCTGTTGGTTACCCTCTTTTGGTATGAGATTTTGACGCCCAAGCTGTCGGCTTGGCAGGCGCATAGGAATGCCAAGCTTagggagaggaaaaagaacGAAGCCATTGAGCTGCAGAAGCTTAGGAAGACTGCGACCCGGAGGTGTCGTAACTGTTTGACCCCATATAAAGATCAAAATCCAGGTGGAGGTAAGTTTATGTGTTCTTATTGTGGGCATATTTCAAAGAGACCGGTTCTGGACTTGCCTGTGCCGCCTGGCATGGGTATTTCAAACTCTGGGATTATTAAGGATTTGGTCGGAAAGGGTGGGAAGCTATTGAATGGGAAGGCGTGGGCTGACAGTGGATGGATGTGTGGTCACGATTGGCTAGAAAATGGGAACTGGGCGGGTGGGTCTTTTCCAACAAAATCTGGTGCGTGGAGAAGAACTGGAAATGGGGTTTTTGGGGGAGATGACCATTGTTTGGCAGAGAATTCGTATTCAGGAATTGCTATTTTTTCCTGTAAGCTGCTGACATCTTTTTTCTTGAGCATTAGGTGGCTTTGGAGAAAGATTTTTAGAAGTAGTTCATTGAGGGAGGATGCTGCTTTGGATGCTGAGCATAGGGGTATGTTGGCTAAGAGGGATGGTGGGAATTCTTATGAGAGCAGAAGTGAGAAGGCACGCAGAAAAGCTGAGGAGAAGAGGCAAGCTAGGTTGGAGAGGGAACttttggaggaggaagagaggaaacAGCGTGAGGAGGTTGCACGGTTAGTCGAGGAGCGAAGAAAACTTAGGGATGAGAAAACCGAGGCTGAGAAAGATAATGGAAAAGGATCATCACCCAACAAGGAAAGAGATAGGAGGAGGGAGGCAGAGAAAAAGCGtcaggaaagaaagaaagatagggACAGGGGCTCAAGTAAGAGCAACTCTGATGCGGAAGAACTGGAAAGAAGAGTAAGCAAGGAAAGTGAGAGAAAGCAGGACTCCGACAAGAAGAGTTTACCCGATCGTCAACCTCAAAAATCTGCAACAGAAAGTGTAAAGGGTCAGGGTACTGATATGGGGCGTGGTTTAAAGGGTGTCTCTGCAAATAGTGCTAATAGGGGCGGTGCGGGAGCTAGATACTTGGACCGAATGAGGGGTactttcttatcttcttctAAAGCGTTCGGTGGGGGTAGTTTCTTTGGAAGGGCTGCAAATACTCCTGCTGCAACCTCTAAAGAAAACAAACCTATTGGTGCTGTAAATCATGTCCATACTTCTTATAAGAGAGATTATGGTCCACCTGAGCGAATAGGTGGCAAATCAGTTATGAATTTGGAAGATAAGAGCAGTAACTCTCCC GTACTCTCTGATACACAAACGGCATCTGCACCGAAGAAAACGTGGCAACAATTATTTACTCGCTCATCATCTGTTCATCCTTCAGCCAATACTTATGTTATAAGCAAACCGAGTCCCAAGTTCCACGAAGAAGGTCAAAGCCCATTGGCACCTGGTCAGCCACCAACAACTCAGTTATTTGATAATCCCCTCAACTTTGGGCTTCCATCACCATTTACTCGACCTGCTTATCGAAATGGGACACCCAGCGGTAGTTTAGGCTTTTCACCTGTCATCAAACCCATCTTTTCTCGAGCTGGAGAAGGATCTCATGAATTTTTTCAAGAAGAGCCGGAGCTTTTTGAAGACCCATCTTATGTTCCAGACCCGGCGTCATTACTGGGGCCTGTTTCTGAATCACTTGATAATTTTCAGTTGGATCTGGGGTCTGGCTTTTTTACAGACTTGGGATCAGAAATGCCTCATGTTAGAAAGAATGTTGTCACTGCATCTGAATTCACCAAGCCATCACCTATCGAGTCTCCAATCTCGCGGTTACGAGGTACTGAGGACAGGCATAACAATGCTAATCGTTTTGCTCGTACTCCGAAGGCCCCAGACACGAGCAATTTTAATGTGGGAGATGCAAGCGATGATAAGAGAGCCTGGCAAATGTGGGATACTTCTCCTCTTGCTCAAGATGGTTTAAGTTTAATAGGTGCCCCGGCAAGCTGGCTTTTGAATTCTGAGCGGAGCAGATCATCTAAGGAAGATATTCTTCGCCCTTTGTCACAGAATAGTTCAGTCTCACTCTTTTCAAAGGAGGATCCCGTCCTACCAAGTATTCACACTCCACAGAAAGATTTTGTCGGTTGTGGACGAAGTGGTGGAACTTTAAGCCCTTTGGCGGGCTTAAATAATCAAGATCCATGGGTCCAAAAAGCTTTCATTCCACCTCTGTCAGATGGTGAAAATCAACTTCCTCTTGCTCCTCAGGGAGAGTCTATTCCAAATCAAATGTATTTTGGAAGCCCTTCTAGATCTGCTTTGACTCATCCATTTGAGCCATCTCCAGCCAATTGTTGGTCCAA
- the LOC104425101 gene encoding U-box domain-containing protein 16 has product MTVSAFFLHTFVSSPAHAVLGSRNLSSPSPIRKLFFFPVSPSLLFIVFVFQPYPSTETPLSPSNLDGPPAPESLAPVPFLPSSMAVSPHAFPPRKRRPPAGAFVSPRLSDVELVQTLIHLSQEIASLRPFQYLLRSCSLSIVRKVNLLAVLFEELLRRPTSYCSPSAVLCLEEMYILLQRIKTLIEDCCNGSKMWLLLQVELVSDSFRELNADLTTLLDVFPVREAQLSDDVEELVALIKNQRSRAGARADPRDDDLRRDVLAILDGIEREVVPDQAKLAAVFESLGLRDSSSCREEMESLEEEVQNQSDEKGKSQAIALIGLVRFAKFVLYGGSTPPKPPAEFRRRKSASSLAIPADFRCPITLDLMRDPVVVETGQTYDRESITLWIQSGHNTCPKTGQALAHTNLIPNRALKNLISLWCREQRIPFEASGDAATARGGARSKGAIGATKMTASFLLRKLSGGPPAEVADGVVYELRELAKSDSESRACIAEAGAIPHLVRYLGSDVASECPTLQVNAITTMLNLSILEANKARIMETDGALNGVIEVLRSGATWEAKGNAAATIFSLSSVHSYMRRLGRKTRVVKGLMDLARDGHGSARRDALAAILNLAGDREAVASLLEGGMVEMVCGVMESLQDEAVTILEAVVKRGGLVAVMAAFGAIRKLSTVLREGSERARESAAATLVMICRKGGSDAVAQLATMPGIERVIWELMGTGTVRAKRKAGSLLRILRRWAAGLDCDMADSGDTTNVTTSTTTTTRIMLPS; this is encoded by the coding sequence ATGACCGTCTCCGCTTTCTTTCTTcacacttttgtttcttctccGGCACACGCAGTTCTCGGTTCAAGAAACCTCTCATCGCCTTCCCCAATCCGAaagctcttcttttttccgGTTTCTCCATCTCTTCTCTTCATCGTCTTCGTTTTCCAGCCTTACCCATCAACGGAAACTCCGCTTTCTCCTTCGAATTTGGACGGCCCGCCGGCGCCGGAGTCCCTCGCTCCTGTTCCATTCCTACCCTCTTCGATGGCGGTGTCGCCGCACGCCTTCCCGCCGCGGAAGCGGCGGCCCCCTGCCGGGGCCTTCGTCTCGCCCAGGCTCTCCGATGTCGAGCTCGTCCAGACCCTCATCCACCTCTCCCAGGAGATCGCGTCCCTCCGGCCGTTTCAGTACCTCCTCCGGTCGTGCTCGCTCTCCATCGTGCGCAAGGTCAACCTCCTCGCCGTCCTGTTCGAGGAGCTGCTCCGGAGGCCCACGAGCTACTGCTCCCCGTCGGCGGTGCTCTGCCTCGAGGAGATGTACATTCTGCTGCAGAGGATCAAGACGCTGATCGAGGACTGCTGCAACGGGAGCAAGATGTGGCTGCTCCTGCAGGTCGAGCTCGTGTCCGACAGCTTCCGCGAGCTCAACGCCGATTTGACCACCTTGCTCGACGTGTTCCCGGTGCGGGAGGCCCAATTGAGCGACGACGTCGAGGAGCTCGTCGCTCTGATCAAGAACCAGCGCTCGCGGGCCGGGGCTCGCGCCGATCCGAGGGACGACGATCTCCGGCGCGACGTGCTGGCGATACTGGATGGCATCGAGAGGGAGGTCGTGCCTGATCAAGCCAAGCTCGCGGCCGTTTTCGAGAGCCTGGGCCTGCGGGATTCGTCCAGCTGCAGAGAGGAGATGGAGAGTCTCGAAGAGGAGGTCCAGAACCAGAGCGACGAGAAGGGGAAATCGCAGGCCATCGCGCTGATCGGGCTCGTCCGGTTCGCGAAGTTCGTCCTCTACGGCGGATCGACGCCGCCGAAGCCGCCGGCGGAGTTCCGGCGGCGGAAGTCGGCGTCGAGCCTCGCCATCCCGGCGGACTTCCGGTGCCCCATCACGCTGGACCTCATGCGGGACCCGGTAGTCGTGGAGACGGGGCAGACGTACGATCGCGAATCCATCACCCTCTGGATCCAATCGGGGCACAACACGTGTCCCAAGACAGGTCAGGCCCTGGCCCACACGAACCTCATCCCCAACCGCGCGTTGAAGAACCTCATCTCCCTGTGGTGCCGCGAGCAGAGGATCCCCTTCGAGGCCTCCGGCGACGCCGCGACCGCCCGCGGCGGCGCGAGGAGCAAAGGCGCGATCGGGGCGACCAAGATGACGGCGTCGTTCCTGCTCCGGAAACTGTCCGGCGGCCCGCCGGCGGAGGTCGCCGACGGCGTCGTCTACGAGCTCCGGGAGCTCGCGAAGTCCGACTCGGAGAGCCGGGCCTGCATCGCGGAGGCCGGAGCCATCCCCCACCTGGTGCGGTACCTAGGCTCGGACGTCGCCTCGGAGTGCCCGACCCTGCAGGTCAACGCCATCACGACGATGCTCAACCTGTCGATCCTGGAGGCGAACAAGGCTCGGATAATGGAGACAGACGGCGCCCTCAACGGAGTCATCGAGGTCCTGCGCTCCGGCGCCACCTGGGAGGCGAAGGGCAACGCCGCCGCCACGATATTCAGCCTCTCCAGCGTGCACTCCTACATGAGGCGGCTCGGGCGGAAGACGCGGGTCGTGAAGGGGCTGATGGACTTGGCCCGGGACGGCCACGGCAGCGCCAGGCGGGACGCGCTGGCGGCCATCTTGAATTTGGCGGGAGACAGGGAGGCCGTCGCGAGTCTGCTGGAGGGAGGGATGGTGGAGATGGTGTGCGGCGTGATGGAGAGCCTGCAGGATGAGGCAGTGACCATCCTCGAAGCGGTGGTGAAGCGCGGTGGGTTGGTGGCGGTCATGGCGGCCTTTGGGGCCATCAGGAAGCTGAGCACGGTGCTGAGGGAAGGGTCGGAGCGGGCGCGGGAGAGCGCGGCGGCGACCCTCGTCATGATATGCAGGAAAGGCGGGTCGGATGCGGTGGCGCAGCTGGCAACAATGCCGGGGATCGAGAGGGTCATATGGGAGCTGATGGGGACGGGGACCGTGCGAGCGAAGAGGAAGGCGGGCAGCCTACTGAGGAtactccggcgatgggcggcgggaTTGGACTGCGATATGGCGGATTCCGGCGACACGACTAACGTGACGACGAGCACGACCACGACGACAAGGATAATGTTGCCAAGCTAG